A segment of the Frankineae bacterium MT45 genome:
GTCAACAGTGTCATCACCAGCGGAGTCACGGTCGGTCGGCGCTGTGCCATCGGCGCGAACTCCGTCGTCACCCGCGATATCCCGGATTTCAGCGTGGCGGTGGGCTCCCCGGCCAAGGTCATCCGGTCGCTTCGCGGCTGAGTTTCGAAGCCGTAATTAGCTAGCGGCTGAGCTTCGAAGCCGCAGTCAGCCCGCGGCGGCGCTGAGCTTGATGCCACGGGCGCCGAGTTCGGCCCGACCGCCGTCTTCGGCGGTCAGCACCCACGGTCCGTCCTCGAAGAGGGCAACCGTGTGCTCCCAGTGGGCCGAGAGCGATCCGTCCGCGGTGACGACGGTCCAGCCGTCCTCGAGTTCTGCGGTCTCCGGCGACCCGAGCGTGATCATCGGCTCGATCGCCAGGGCCATCCCGGCTGTGAGCTTCGGCCCCTGCCCCGGACGGCCGTAGTTCAGGATGTGCGGATCCATGTGCATCGCCGAACCGATGCCGTGCCCGCCGTACCCCTGGACGATGCCGAACGGACCTGACTCTGAGACCTCCGAGGAAGCCAGCACGGAGGTCTCCACCGCATGGGAGATGTCGGAGAGACGTCCGCCGACGAGCGCTGCCGCCAGCCCGTCCCACATCGACTTCTCGCAGGCCGCTGAGAGGGCTCGGGCCGAGTCGCTGACGTCGCCGACGAGGACGGTGAGAGCAGAGTCTCCGTGCCAGCCGTGCATGATGGCGCCGTAATCGATGGAGATGATGTCACCGTCGCGGAGCACTGTCTCAGGCGACGGGATGCCGTGGACGATCTCATCGTTCACCGAGGCGCAGATGACGCCCGGATACGGACCCGTACCGATGTCGTAGTGCAGGAATGAGGATTCCGCTCCGGCGTCGGCCAGCACTTCCCGACCCACCTCGTCGAGGTCAGCCGTGGAGACACCCGCTACCGCGGCTTCGCGCATCGCGGCCAGCCCCTTAGCCACGACCAGGCCGGCCTCGCGCATAAGGGCAATGTGCTCAGGCGACTTCAGCTCGATCTGGTTGCGGATCCGGCGCATCAGGGCCCTCCTAGGAGCGAGTGGCGGCGAGCGCGGCGATCGCGCGATCAGTGACGTCCTCGACCGCGCCGAGGGCGTCGATACGTACCAGCTGCTTGCGCGACTGGTAGAACTCGATCAGCGGGGCGGTCTGAGCGGAGTAGACCTCAAGGCGATGACGGACGGTCTCCGGAAAGTCGTCGTCACGCTGGTACAGCTCGCCACCGCACCGGTCGCAGACACCGTCGGTCGACGGCGGGTCATACTCCAAGTGCCAGACATGACCGCAGTTGCGGCAGGTCCGCCGGCCGGAGAGCCGCTTCACTACCTCTTCGTGCTCAACCTCGAGTTCCAGCACCACATCGAGGGAGGAGGCGAGGTCGTTCAGCATGCTGTCGAGCTCGTAGGCCTGGGCAACGTTGCGCGGGAATCCGTCCAGCAGGAAACCTTCGGCGGCGTCCGGCTCGCCGAGACGGTCGCGGACCATGGCGTTCGTGACCTCGTCCGGAACCAGGTCCCCGGCGTCCATGAACTTCTTGGCCAGCTTCCCGAGGTCGGTGCCCCCGGAGACGTTCGCCCGGAAGATATCGCCGGTCGAGATCTTCGGAATCGAGAAATTCACAGCGATGAACTCGGCCTGGGTTCCTTTGCCCGCTCCTGGCGGGCCTACGAGCACTAGCCTCACTATCGCAAGAACCCTTCGTAGTTGCGCTGAAGCAGCTGGCTCTCGATCTGCTTCACCGTGTCCAGTCCGACGCCGACCATGATGAGCACCGCGGTGCCACCGAAGGGGAAGTTCTGGTTGTTGCCACCTGAGACCGAGAAGAACAGGTTCGGCAGCACGGCGATGATTCCGAGGTAGATCGCGCCGGGAAGGGTGATGCGTGAGAGCACGAAGGCAAGGTACTCAGCCGTCGGACGACCGGGGCGGATACCGGGAATGAAGCCGCCGTACTTCTTCATGTCGTCCGCACGCTCTTCAGGGTTGAAGGTGATGCTGACGTAGAAGTAGGCGAAGAAGATGATCAACGCGAAGTAGATCGTGATGTGCACGGCCGACTGCTGGTTGATGATGTAGTTGTTCACGTAGCGGTAGAACGACCCGGTGGACGTGCCGATGAGCTGCGAGATGAGCTGTGGGATGTACAGCAGTGAGGACGCGAAGATCACCGGGATGACGCCGGCCTGGTTCACCTTCAACGGAAGGTAGGTCGACGTACCACCGAACTGGCGTCGTCCGACCATGCGCTTCGCGTACTGGACCGGAATCCGGCGCTGCGCCTGCTCCACGAAGACGACGGCGGCGATGATCGCCAAGCCGAGGCAGACGATGAGGAAGAACGCGAAGCCGCCGCTGTTCTTCAGGATGGCGTTCCCCTCGCTCGGAATGCGAGCCGCGATCGAGGTGAACATCAGGACGCTCATGCCGTTGCCGACGCCACGGTCGGTGACGAGCTCACCCATCCACATGATGATGGAGGTACCCGCGGTCATACAGACGACCATCGTGGCGAGGGAGAAGATGTCATCGCGGTAGAGGATCGACGAAGTGCAGCCCTGGAAAAGCTGGTCGTGGTCGGCGAGCGCGACAAAGCCGGTGGCCTGCAGGATCGCCAGGCCGATGGTCAGGTAACGGCTGTACTGCGTCAGCTTCTGCTGCCCAGACTGCCCTTCCTTCTTCAGCGCATCGAATCGCGGGATGACGACGACGAGCAGCTGGATGATGATGCTGGCCGTGATGTACGGCATGATGCCCAGCGCGAAGACCGAGAGCTTCAGCAGCGCGCCACCTGAGAACAGGTTGATCAGCGAGTAGATGTCCTTGTTGGCACCGTTCGCCGTCTGATTGAGGCAGGCATTGATGCCCTTGCTGCTGGTGTTCGGCGTCGGAACGGAGGCTCCGAGTCTGTACAGCGCGATCATTGCGAAGGTGAAGAGCAACTTCTTTCGCAGATCTGGCGTGCGGAATGCCGAGGCAAAGGCACTGAGCACGGATCCTCCTGCTGACGAGGCGATCGCGATGATCGCGCTACTTGGCTACCGGTTGAATAGCTTCAGATACGGAAAGTTTAGGGCTGCGCGAGAAACACAGCACCGGGTCAGGCTAGCGCATCTGCACCGAAGGCACAGCGGCGAGTCCGATTCGATGAGAACCGTCCCCGTCCGCCGTGCCTACGGTCGTACAGAAGCGCGAAGTCTGATGCTACAGATCGGTGACACTTCCACCGGCGGCGGCGATCTTCTCGCGCGCTGAACCGGAGAACTTGTTCGCCGTGATGTCGAGCTTGATGCTGCCCAGGTCCCCGTCACCGAGAACCTTGACCAGCTGTCCCTTGCGGACGGCTCCGGCGGCGACGAGCTCGGCGACGCCGATCGTCCCACCGTTCGGGAAGAGCTCCGCGAGGCGATCCAGGTTCACGACCTGGTACTCGACGCGGAAGCGGTTCGTGAAGCCCTTGAGCTTGGGCAGACGCATGTGAATCGGCATCTGGCCACCCTCGAAGCGGGCGGGAACCTGGTAGCGGGCCTTCGTACCCTTGGTACCGCGGCCGGCGGTCTTACCCTTGCTCGCCTCACCACGACCCACACGGGTCTTCTTGGTGTGCGCGCCCTCGGCCGGGCGAAGGTGGTGAACCTTCAGTGGTCCGTTCGTCATTACTCGACCTCCTCGACCGTTACGAGGTGCGGCACGGTGTTGATCATGCCGCGGATTTCGGGACGGTCTTCCTTGATTACGGTGTCACGCATCCGCTTCAAGCCGAGGGAACGAAGCGTCTCACGCTGGTTCTGCTTGTAGCCGATCCCGGACTTCGTCTGGGTGATCTTCAGGCGGCTCATGGTTCAGCCTCCTAACTCGTCTGGCCGGCGCGAGCACGGAGCAGACCGGCAGGAGCAACGTCTTCCAGAGGCAGGCCACGGCGAGCCGCAACCTCTTCGGGACGGACGAGCTGCTGCAGGGCAGCCACCGTGGCGTGCACGATGTTGATCGGGTTGTCTGAGCCGAGGGACTTGCTCAGCACGTCGTGGATGCCGGCGCACTCGAGCACGGCACGCACCGGGCCACCGGCGATAACACCGGTACCGGGGCTGGCCGGCTTGAGGAGCACGACGCCAGCGGCCTTCTCACCCTGAACCGGGTGCGGGATGGTCTGCTGGATGCGCGGAACCTTGAAGAAGTTCTTGCGAGCAGCCTCGACGCCCTTGGCGATCGCGGCCGGAACTTCCTTGGCCTTGCCGTAGCCGACACCAACGGTGCCATCGCCGTCGCCGACCACCACGAGGGCGGTGAAGCTGAAGCGACGTCCACCCTTGACGACCTTGGCGACGCGGTTGATGGTGACTACCCGCTCGAGGTAGGCACTCTTCTCGGCACGGTCGTTGCGGTCGTTACCGCGCCCACCGTCACGACGATCGCGGCCGCCGCGCTCGTTGCCGCCGCGCTCGTTCCCGCCGCGGGCGTCGCCACCGGTGGCACCGGTGCGACCTGTGCGCTGTGGTCCGGGCATCAGCCGTTCCTTCCAATCATCTCTACGTTCATTGCGGTGTGGCAGTTACTCATCAGAACTCGAGACCGCCTTCACGGGCCGCGTCGGCGAAGGCCGCGATACGCCCGGTGTAGGTGGCGCCACCGCGGTCGAAGACGACCTTGGTGATGCCGGCCGCCTTGGCGGCCTCGGCGAGCTGTCCGCCGATGAGAGTGGCCTGCGCCGTCTTGTTGCCGTCGGTCAGCTTGTAAGTCGAGACCGAAGCCAGCGTCTTGCCCACGTTGTCGTCGACGACCTGCGCGAACAGGTGGCGCGACGAGCGGGTGACGACCAGGCGCGGACGCTCGGCACTGCCGACGACCTTCTTCCGCAGCCGGAAGTGACGACGGGACTTCGAGACCCGACGCGTGGCCGAGATGCCGGCGGAGCGGCGGGCCTTCTTGAGAATCGAGGATGCGGCCATGGCTTACTTACCTGTCTTTCCGGCTTTGCGGCGGACAACTTCGCCCTGGTACCGCACGCCCTTGCCCTTGTACGGGTCGGGCTTGCGCAGCTTGCGGATGTTCGCCGAAACCTCGCCGACCTTCTGCTTGTCGATGCCCTCGACGGTGAAGCGAGTGGGGGCCTCGACCTTGAACGTGATGCCGTCCGGCGCCGTAACCAGTACCGGGTGCGAGAACCCGAGTGCGAACTCGAGGTCCGAACCCTTGGCCGCAACGCGGTAACCGGTGCCGACGATCTCCATGGTCTTGACGTAGCCGGTGGTGACACCGGTGACCATGTTGGCGATCAGCGTGCGCGAGAGACCGTGCAGTGCCTTCGACTGGCGCTCGTCGTTCGGACGCGCGACCTCGAGGGAACCGTCGTCGGCCTTGCCAACGCTGATCGGCTCGGCGACCGTGTGGCTGAGCGAGCCCTTCGGGCCCTTGACTGTGATCTGCTGCCCATCGATGGTGACATCGACCCCGCCCGGGACGGGAAT
Coding sequences within it:
- a CDS encoding methionine aminopeptidase, type I, with the translated sequence MRRIRNQIELKSPEHIALMREAGLVVAKGLAAMREAAVAGVSTADLDEVGREVLADAGAESSFLHYDIGTGPYPGVICASVNDEIVHGIPSPETVLRDGDIISIDYGAIMHGWHGDSALTVLVGDVSDSARALSAACEKSMWDGLAAALVGGRLSDISHAVETSVLASSEVSESGPFGIVQGYGGHGIGSAMHMDPHILNYGRPGQGPKLTAGMALAIEPMITLGSPETAELEDGWTVVTADGSLSAHWEHTVALFEDGPWVLTAEDGGRAELGARGIKLSAAAG
- a CDS encoding Adenylate kinase; the protein is MRLVLVGPPGAGKGTQAEFIAVNFSIPKISTGDIFRANVSGGTDLGKLAKKFMDAGDLVPDEVTNAMVRDRLGEPDAAEGFLLDGFPRNVAQAYELDSMLNDLASSLDVVLELEVEHEEVVKRLSGRRTCRNCGHVWHLEYDPPSTDGVCDRCGGELYQRDDDFPETVRHRLEVYSAQTAPLIEFYQSRKQLVRIDALGAVEDVTDRAIAALAATRS
- a CDS encoding protein translocase subunit secY/sec61 alpha encodes the protein MLSAFASAFRTPDLRKKLLFTFAMIALYRLGASVPTPNTSSKGINACLNQTANGANKDIYSLINLFSGGALLKLSVFALGIMPYITASIIIQLLVVVIPRFDALKKEGQSGQQKLTQYSRYLTIGLAILQATGFVALADHDQLFQGCTSSILYRDDIFSLATMVVCMTAGTSIIMWMGELVTDRGVGNGMSVLMFTSIAARIPSEGNAILKNSGGFAFFLIVCLGLAIIAAVVFVEQAQRRIPVQYAKRMVGRRQFGGTSTYLPLKVNQAGVIPVIFASSLLYIPQLISQLIGTSTGSFYRYVNNYIINQQSAVHITIYFALIIFFAYFYVSITFNPEERADDMKKYGGFIPGIRPGRPTAEYLAFVLSRITLPGAIYLGIIAVLPNLFFSVSGGNNQNFPFGGTAVLIMVGVGLDTVKQIESQLLQRNYEGFLR
- a CDS encoding LSU ribosomal protein L15P, with amino-acid sequence MTNGPLKVHHLRPAEGAHTKKTRVGRGEASKGKTAGRGTKGTKARYQVPARFEGGQMPIHMRLPKLKGFTNRFRVEYQVVNLDRLAELFPNGGTIGVAELVAAGAVRKGQLVKVLGDGDLGSIKLDITANKFSGSAREKIAAAGGSVTDL
- a CDS encoding LSU ribosomal protein L30P: MSRLKITQTKSGIGYKQNQRETLRSLGLKRMRDTVIKEDRPEIRGMINTVPHLVTVEEVE
- a CDS encoding SSU ribosomal protein S5P, which codes for MPGPQRTGRTGATGGDARGGNERGGNERGGRDRRDGGRGNDRNDRAEKSAYLERVVTINRVAKVVKGGRRFSFTALVVVGDGDGTVGVGYGKAKEVPAAIAKGVEAARKNFFKVPRIQQTIPHPVQGEKAAGVVLLKPASPGTGVIAGGPVRAVLECAGIHDVLSKSLGSDNPINIVHATVAALQQLVRPEEVAARRGLPLEDVAPAGLLRARAGQTS
- a CDS encoding LSU ribosomal protein L18P, translating into MAASSILKKARRSAGISATRRVSKSRRHFRLRKKVVGSAERPRLVVTRSSRHLFAQVVDDNVGKTLASVSTYKLTDGNKTAQATLIGGQLAEAAKAAGITKVVFDRGGATYTGRIAAFADAAREGGLEF
- a CDS encoding LSU ribosomal protein L6P — encoded protein: MSRIGRLPIPVPGGVDVTIDGQQITVKGPKGSLSHTVAEPISVGKADDGSLEVARPNDERQSKALHGLSRTLIANMVTGVTTGYVKTMEIVGTGYRVAAKGSDLEFALGFSHPVLVTAPDGITFKVEAPTRFTVEGIDKQKVGEVSANIRKLRKPDPYKGKGVRYQGEVVRRKAGKTGK